A stretch of Oryza brachyantha chromosome 4, ObraRS2, whole genome shotgun sequence DNA encodes these proteins:
- the LOC102701164 gene encoding uncharacterized protein LOC102701164 isoform X1, translating to MALAAPAACACRVAPPPVSGRWRSPSASGYYFTGAARWWPGVRRGRRKRWAGLRARCAEQSVVKPAAGEGLAGEDPPRPPFDLNLAVVLAGFAFEAYTSPPEDVGWREIDAAECQTVFLSDSFLREVYDGQLVVRLKKGVNLPVMDPWGTSDPYVVLQLNGQTAKSKIKWAMKEPTWNEEFTFNISLSRENLLQVAAWDANLVTPHKRMGNAGLYLESLCDGNNHVITVELEGLGGGGTIDLEVRYKSYDDIEREKQWWRIPFVSDFLVKSSLGSALRTVLGSESINASQFVQSAFGQLSSFTYTYLPKPPSLDSGPEASRRAEESVDNSVGSNELEEQKMGSKASGDSSDSCSEAESAATVVNNEGSDPQNMKESDEYFWNAFTSVLNQNVLQNFGFSLPEVKQLDGFDLLGSLGLKSSEIAQKEYLESGLATGDTSTSEGNETTPKDAIDVDNEDGTLPIKENLPKEKVQDSFPDINKVSWDVLSQTENILGALMILSRSLSSQDMELAVGDDVSSKDDSVKEQDAYDSTGKDDAAASTKVSVDAQKAEDMRRLFESAETAMEAWAMLATSLGRNSFIKSDFEKICFLDNLSTDTQVAIWRDSSRRRLVVAFRGTEQSRWKDLRTDLMLVPAGLNPERLGGDFKQEIQVHSGFLSAYDSVRNRITALVKYAIGYLDEERRDEEDAENIPKWHIYVTGHSLGGALATLLALELSSSQMAKSGVIFVTMYNFGSPRVGNRRFAEVYNAKVKDSWRVVNHRDIIPTVPRLMGYCHVEAPVYLKFGDLKDALVNEEILDDEGDSIGEYTPDVLVSEFMKGEKQLVEKLLQTEINLLRSIRDGSALMQHMEDFYYVTLLETVRSKYQTVDNANEEYRQLNA from the exons ATGGCTCTCGCTGCTCCCGCGGCATGCGCGTGCCGCGTGGCGCCGCCTCCTGTCTCCGGGCGctggcgctcgccgtcggcgtcgggcTATTATTTTACTggggcggcgcggtggtggccgGGGGTGCGGAGGGGCAGGCGGAAGAGGTGGGCGGGGCTGAGGGCGAGGTGCGCCGAGCAGTCCGTCGTGAAgcccgccgccggggaggggTTGGCCGGGGAGgacccgccgcggccgccgttcgatctcaaCCTCGCCGTCGTGCTCGCCGGGTTCGCGTTCGAGGCCTACACCAGCCCACCC GAAGATGTGGGCTGGCGCGAGATTGATGCGGCTGAATGCCAGACAGTGTTCCTATCTGA TTCATTTCTCCGTGAAGTATATGATGGCCAATTGGTTGTGAGGCTGAAGAAAGGTGTAAATCTTCCCGTGATGGATCCTTGG GGCACAAGTGATCCTTACGTAGTTCTACAACTGAATGGCCAAACTGCAAAAAGCAAAATTAAATGGGC GATGAAGGAACCAACATGGAATGAAGAATTCACATTTAACATTAGTTTATCTCGAGAAAATCTACTACAG GTTGCTGCTTGGGATGCAAACCTTGTTACCCCACACAAACGCATGGGAAATGCTGGATTATACCTTGAATCACTTTGCGATG GAAATAATCATGTCATAACTGTTGAATTAGAAGGcctaggtggtggtgggactATTGATTTGGAG GTCAGGTACAAGAGTTATGATGACATTGAGCGTGAAAAACAATGGTGGAGGATACCGTTTGTGTCTGATTTTCTTGTGAAGAGCAGCCTAGGATCTGCTCTTAGAACTGTCCTTGGATCTGAAAGTATAAATGCAAGTCAGTTTGTGCAATCTGCATTTGGGCAACTAAGTTCTTTCACTTACACATATCTTCCAAAGCCACCATCTTTGGATAGTGGACCTGAGGCCTCTAGAAGGGCTGAAGAATCTGTAGATAACTCAGTTGGATCAAATGAACTTGAAGAACAGAAGATGGGTTCAAAAGCTTCTGGAGATAGTTCAGATTCTTGCAGTGAAGCTGAATCTGCTGCTACAGTTGTGAACAACGAAGGAAGCGACCCACAAAATATGAAGGAATCAGATGAATACTTCTGGAACGCTTTCACCAGTGTTCTCAACCAAAATGTTCtccaaaattttggattttctcTTCCTGAGGTTAAGCAATTGGATGGCTTTGACCTATTAGGTTCACTTGGTTTAAAATCAAGCGAAATCGCTCAAAAGGAATACTTAGAATCTGGATTAGCAACAGGAGATACATCAACCAGTGAAGGGAACGAAACAACTCCTAAAGATGCAATCGATGTTGACAATGAAGATGGCACTCTTCCAATTAAAGAGAACTTGCCTAAAGAGAAGGTTCAGGACTCCTTTCCAGACATTAATAAAGTTTCTTGGGACGTATTGTCTCAAACAGAGAATATACTAGGAGCTTTGATGATTCTTTCTAGAAGCTTATCATCACAAGATATGGAGTTAGCTGTGGGGGATGATGTAAGTAGTAAAGATGATTCAGTCAAAGAACAAGATGCTTATGATTCCACGGGTAAGGATGATGCTGCTGCATCTACCAAAGTGTCTGTTGATGCACAGAAAGCTGAGGATATGCGGCGACTATTTGAGAGTGCAGAAACTGCCATGGAGGCATGGGCCATGCTTGCCACTTCACTGGGGCGTAACAGTTTTATAAAGTCAGACTTTGAGAAGATATGTTTTCTCGACAATCTTTCAACAGATACCCAG GTTGCCATTTGGCGCGATTCTTCACGAAGAAGGCTGGTTGTTGCCTTTCGAGGAACAGAACAA TCAAGATGGAAGGATTTGCGAACTGACCTAATGCTAGTGCCTGCTGG ACTAAATCCTGAGAGGTTGGGTGGTGACTTCAAACAAGAAATTCAA GTTCATAGTGGATTCTTAAGTGCATATGATTCTGTAAGGAATAGAATCACTGCTCTTGTTAAATATGCCATTGGATACCT GGATGAAGAACGCAGGGATGAAGAAGATGCAGAAAACATACCTAAGTGGCATATATATGTGACTGGACATAGTTTAGGTGGAGCACTAGCAACCCTTCTCGCTCTTGAACTTTCATCAAGTCAAATGGCCAA GAGTGGGGTCATATTCGTGACAATGTACAACTTTGGCTCTCCTAGAGTCGGAAATAGAAGGTTTGCTGAAGTCTACAATGCG AAAGTGAAAGACAGCTGGAGAGTTGTCAATCACCGTGATATCATTCCTACAGTACCACGTCTTATGGGTTATTGCCATGTGGAAGCACCggtttatcttaaatttggagatcTAAAAGATGCACTG GTAAATGAGGAAATTTTGGATGATGAAGGTGATTCCATAGGGGAGTACACCCCTGATGTTCTTGTCAGTGAATTT ATGAAAGGAGAAAAGCAACTTGTGGAAAAGCTACTTCAGACGGAAATAAATTTACTCCGGTCAATCAGGGATGGTTCGGCTCTTATGCAGCACATGGAAGACTTTTACTACGTCACACTTCTAGAG ACGGTGAGATCAAAGTACCAAACGGTCGATAATGCAAATGAAGAGTACCGTCAGTTAAATGCCTGA
- the LOC102701164 gene encoding uncharacterized protein LOC102701164 isoform X2, whose translation MAKLQKAKLNGLIDQRRMKEPTWNEEFTFNISLSRENLLQVAAWDANLVTPHKRMGNAGLYLESLCDGNNHVITVELEGLGGGGTIDLEVRYKSYDDIEREKQWWRIPFVSDFLVKSSLGSALRTVLGSESINASQFVQSAFGQLSSFTYTYLPKPPSLDSGPEASRRAEESVDNSVGSNELEEQKMGSKASGDSSDSCSEAESAATVVNNEGSDPQNMKESDEYFWNAFTSVLNQNVLQNFGFSLPEVKQLDGFDLLGSLGLKSSEIAQKEYLESGLATGDTSTSEGNETTPKDAIDVDNEDGTLPIKENLPKEKVQDSFPDINKVSWDVLSQTENILGALMILSRSLSSQDMELAVGDDVSSKDDSVKEQDAYDSTGKDDAAASTKVSVDAQKAEDMRRLFESAETAMEAWAMLATSLGRNSFIKSDFEKICFLDNLSTDTQVAIWRDSSRRRLVVAFRGTEQSRWKDLRTDLMLVPAGLNPERLGGDFKQEIQVHSGFLSAYDSVRNRITALVKYAIGYLDEERRDEEDAENIPKWHIYVTGHSLGGALATLLALELSSSQMAKSGVIFVTMYNFGSPRVGNRRFAEVYNAKVKDSWRVVNHRDIIPTVPRLMGYCHVEAPVYLKFGDLKDALVNEEILDDEGDSIGEYTPDVLVSEFMKGEKQLVEKLLQTEINLLRSIRDGSALMQHMEDFYYVTLLETVRSKYQTVDNANEEYRQLNA comes from the exons ATGGCCAAACTGCAAAAAGCAAAATTAAATGGGC TAATTGATCAACGTAGGATGAAGGAACCAACATGGAATGAAGAATTCACATTTAACATTAGTTTATCTCGAGAAAATCTACTACAG GTTGCTGCTTGGGATGCAAACCTTGTTACCCCACACAAACGCATGGGAAATGCTGGATTATACCTTGAATCACTTTGCGATG GAAATAATCATGTCATAACTGTTGAATTAGAAGGcctaggtggtggtgggactATTGATTTGGAG GTCAGGTACAAGAGTTATGATGACATTGAGCGTGAAAAACAATGGTGGAGGATACCGTTTGTGTCTGATTTTCTTGTGAAGAGCAGCCTAGGATCTGCTCTTAGAACTGTCCTTGGATCTGAAAGTATAAATGCAAGTCAGTTTGTGCAATCTGCATTTGGGCAACTAAGTTCTTTCACTTACACATATCTTCCAAAGCCACCATCTTTGGATAGTGGACCTGAGGCCTCTAGAAGGGCTGAAGAATCTGTAGATAACTCAGTTGGATCAAATGAACTTGAAGAACAGAAGATGGGTTCAAAAGCTTCTGGAGATAGTTCAGATTCTTGCAGTGAAGCTGAATCTGCTGCTACAGTTGTGAACAACGAAGGAAGCGACCCACAAAATATGAAGGAATCAGATGAATACTTCTGGAACGCTTTCACCAGTGTTCTCAACCAAAATGTTCtccaaaattttggattttctcTTCCTGAGGTTAAGCAATTGGATGGCTTTGACCTATTAGGTTCACTTGGTTTAAAATCAAGCGAAATCGCTCAAAAGGAATACTTAGAATCTGGATTAGCAACAGGAGATACATCAACCAGTGAAGGGAACGAAACAACTCCTAAAGATGCAATCGATGTTGACAATGAAGATGGCACTCTTCCAATTAAAGAGAACTTGCCTAAAGAGAAGGTTCAGGACTCCTTTCCAGACATTAATAAAGTTTCTTGGGACGTATTGTCTCAAACAGAGAATATACTAGGAGCTTTGATGATTCTTTCTAGAAGCTTATCATCACAAGATATGGAGTTAGCTGTGGGGGATGATGTAAGTAGTAAAGATGATTCAGTCAAAGAACAAGATGCTTATGATTCCACGGGTAAGGATGATGCTGCTGCATCTACCAAAGTGTCTGTTGATGCACAGAAAGCTGAGGATATGCGGCGACTATTTGAGAGTGCAGAAACTGCCATGGAGGCATGGGCCATGCTTGCCACTTCACTGGGGCGTAACAGTTTTATAAAGTCAGACTTTGAGAAGATATGTTTTCTCGACAATCTTTCAACAGATACCCAG GTTGCCATTTGGCGCGATTCTTCACGAAGAAGGCTGGTTGTTGCCTTTCGAGGAACAGAACAA TCAAGATGGAAGGATTTGCGAACTGACCTAATGCTAGTGCCTGCTGG ACTAAATCCTGAGAGGTTGGGTGGTGACTTCAAACAAGAAATTCAA GTTCATAGTGGATTCTTAAGTGCATATGATTCTGTAAGGAATAGAATCACTGCTCTTGTTAAATATGCCATTGGATACCT GGATGAAGAACGCAGGGATGAAGAAGATGCAGAAAACATACCTAAGTGGCATATATATGTGACTGGACATAGTTTAGGTGGAGCACTAGCAACCCTTCTCGCTCTTGAACTTTCATCAAGTCAAATGGCCAA GAGTGGGGTCATATTCGTGACAATGTACAACTTTGGCTCTCCTAGAGTCGGAAATAGAAGGTTTGCTGAAGTCTACAATGCG AAAGTGAAAGACAGCTGGAGAGTTGTCAATCACCGTGATATCATTCCTACAGTACCACGTCTTATGGGTTATTGCCATGTGGAAGCACCggtttatcttaaatttggagatcTAAAAGATGCACTG GTAAATGAGGAAATTTTGGATGATGAAGGTGATTCCATAGGGGAGTACACCCCTGATGTTCTTGTCAGTGAATTT ATGAAAGGAGAAAAGCAACTTGTGGAAAAGCTACTTCAGACGGAAATAAATTTACTCCGGTCAATCAGGGATGGTTCGGCTCTTATGCAGCACATGGAAGACTTTTACTACGTCACACTTCTAGAG ACGGTGAGATCAAAGTACCAAACGGTCGATAATGCAAATGAAGAGTACCGTCAGTTAAATGCCTGA
- the LOC102701164 gene encoding uncharacterized protein LOC102701164 isoform X4, with protein MGIVISVIDQRRMKEPTWNEEFTFNISLSRENLLQVAAWDANLVTPHKRMGNAGLYLESLCDGNNHVITVELEGLGGGGTIDLEVRYKSYDDIEREKQWWRIPFVSDFLVKSSLGSALRTVLGSESINASQFVQSAFGQLSSFTYTYLPKPPSLDSGPEASRRAEESVDNSVGSNELEEQKMGSKASGDSSDSCSEAESAATVVNNEGSDPQNMKESDEYFWNAFTSVLNQNVLQNFGFSLPEVKQLDGFDLLGSLGLKSSEIAQKEYLESGLATGDTSTSEGNETTPKDAIDVDNEDGTLPIKENLPKEKVQDSFPDINKVSWDVLSQTENILGALMILSRSLSSQDMELAVGDDVSSKDDSVKEQDAYDSTGKDDAAASTKVSVDAQKAEDMRRLFESAETAMEAWAMLATSLGRNSFIKSDFEKICFLDNLSTDTQVAIWRDSSRRRLVVAFRGTEQSRWKDLRTDLMLVPAGLNPERLGGDFKQEIQVHSGFLSAYDSVRNRITALVKYAIGYLDEERRDEEDAENIPKWHIYVTGHSLGGALATLLALELSSSQMAKSGVIFVTMYNFGSPRVGNRRFAEVYNAKVKDSWRVVNHRDIIPTVPRLMGYCHVEAPVYLKFGDLKDALVNEEILDDEGDSIGEYTPDVLVSEFMKGEKQLVEKLLQTEINLLRSIRDGSALMQHMEDFYYVTLLETVRSKYQTVDNANEEYRQLNA; from the exons ATGGGC ATTGTGATTTCAGTAATTGATCAACGTAGGATGAAGGAACCAACATGGAATGAAGAATTCACATTTAACATTAGTTTATCTCGAGAAAATCTACTACAG GTTGCTGCTTGGGATGCAAACCTTGTTACCCCACACAAACGCATGGGAAATGCTGGATTATACCTTGAATCACTTTGCGATG GAAATAATCATGTCATAACTGTTGAATTAGAAGGcctaggtggtggtgggactATTGATTTGGAG GTCAGGTACAAGAGTTATGATGACATTGAGCGTGAAAAACAATGGTGGAGGATACCGTTTGTGTCTGATTTTCTTGTGAAGAGCAGCCTAGGATCTGCTCTTAGAACTGTCCTTGGATCTGAAAGTATAAATGCAAGTCAGTTTGTGCAATCTGCATTTGGGCAACTAAGTTCTTTCACTTACACATATCTTCCAAAGCCACCATCTTTGGATAGTGGACCTGAGGCCTCTAGAAGGGCTGAAGAATCTGTAGATAACTCAGTTGGATCAAATGAACTTGAAGAACAGAAGATGGGTTCAAAAGCTTCTGGAGATAGTTCAGATTCTTGCAGTGAAGCTGAATCTGCTGCTACAGTTGTGAACAACGAAGGAAGCGACCCACAAAATATGAAGGAATCAGATGAATACTTCTGGAACGCTTTCACCAGTGTTCTCAACCAAAATGTTCtccaaaattttggattttctcTTCCTGAGGTTAAGCAATTGGATGGCTTTGACCTATTAGGTTCACTTGGTTTAAAATCAAGCGAAATCGCTCAAAAGGAATACTTAGAATCTGGATTAGCAACAGGAGATACATCAACCAGTGAAGGGAACGAAACAACTCCTAAAGATGCAATCGATGTTGACAATGAAGATGGCACTCTTCCAATTAAAGAGAACTTGCCTAAAGAGAAGGTTCAGGACTCCTTTCCAGACATTAATAAAGTTTCTTGGGACGTATTGTCTCAAACAGAGAATATACTAGGAGCTTTGATGATTCTTTCTAGAAGCTTATCATCACAAGATATGGAGTTAGCTGTGGGGGATGATGTAAGTAGTAAAGATGATTCAGTCAAAGAACAAGATGCTTATGATTCCACGGGTAAGGATGATGCTGCTGCATCTACCAAAGTGTCTGTTGATGCACAGAAAGCTGAGGATATGCGGCGACTATTTGAGAGTGCAGAAACTGCCATGGAGGCATGGGCCATGCTTGCCACTTCACTGGGGCGTAACAGTTTTATAAAGTCAGACTTTGAGAAGATATGTTTTCTCGACAATCTTTCAACAGATACCCAG GTTGCCATTTGGCGCGATTCTTCACGAAGAAGGCTGGTTGTTGCCTTTCGAGGAACAGAACAA TCAAGATGGAAGGATTTGCGAACTGACCTAATGCTAGTGCCTGCTGG ACTAAATCCTGAGAGGTTGGGTGGTGACTTCAAACAAGAAATTCAA GTTCATAGTGGATTCTTAAGTGCATATGATTCTGTAAGGAATAGAATCACTGCTCTTGTTAAATATGCCATTGGATACCT GGATGAAGAACGCAGGGATGAAGAAGATGCAGAAAACATACCTAAGTGGCATATATATGTGACTGGACATAGTTTAGGTGGAGCACTAGCAACCCTTCTCGCTCTTGAACTTTCATCAAGTCAAATGGCCAA GAGTGGGGTCATATTCGTGACAATGTACAACTTTGGCTCTCCTAGAGTCGGAAATAGAAGGTTTGCTGAAGTCTACAATGCG AAAGTGAAAGACAGCTGGAGAGTTGTCAATCACCGTGATATCATTCCTACAGTACCACGTCTTATGGGTTATTGCCATGTGGAAGCACCggtttatcttaaatttggagatcTAAAAGATGCACTG GTAAATGAGGAAATTTTGGATGATGAAGGTGATTCCATAGGGGAGTACACCCCTGATGTTCTTGTCAGTGAATTT ATGAAAGGAGAAAAGCAACTTGTGGAAAAGCTACTTCAGACGGAAATAAATTTACTCCGGTCAATCAGGGATGGTTCGGCTCTTATGCAGCACATGGAAGACTTTTACTACGTCACACTTCTAGAG ACGGTGAGATCAAAGTACCAAACGGTCGATAATGCAAATGAAGAGTACCGTCAGTTAAATGCCTGA
- the LOC102701164 gene encoding uncharacterized protein LOC102701164 isoform X3 has translation MAKLQKAKLNGREMKEPTWNEEFTFNISLSRENLLQVAAWDANLVTPHKRMGNAGLYLESLCDGNNHVITVELEGLGGGGTIDLEVRYKSYDDIEREKQWWRIPFVSDFLVKSSLGSALRTVLGSESINASQFVQSAFGQLSSFTYTYLPKPPSLDSGPEASRRAEESVDNSVGSNELEEQKMGSKASGDSSDSCSEAESAATVVNNEGSDPQNMKESDEYFWNAFTSVLNQNVLQNFGFSLPEVKQLDGFDLLGSLGLKSSEIAQKEYLESGLATGDTSTSEGNETTPKDAIDVDNEDGTLPIKENLPKEKVQDSFPDINKVSWDVLSQTENILGALMILSRSLSSQDMELAVGDDVSSKDDSVKEQDAYDSTGKDDAAASTKVSVDAQKAEDMRRLFESAETAMEAWAMLATSLGRNSFIKSDFEKICFLDNLSTDTQVAIWRDSSRRRLVVAFRGTEQSRWKDLRTDLMLVPAGLNPERLGGDFKQEIQVHSGFLSAYDSVRNRITALVKYAIGYLDEERRDEEDAENIPKWHIYVTGHSLGGALATLLALELSSSQMAKSGVIFVTMYNFGSPRVGNRRFAEVYNAKVKDSWRVVNHRDIIPTVPRLMGYCHVEAPVYLKFGDLKDALVNEEILDDEGDSIGEYTPDVLVSEFMKGEKQLVEKLLQTEINLLRSIRDGSALMQHMEDFYYVTLLETVRSKYQTVDNANEEYRQLNA, from the exons ATGGCCAAACTGCAAAAAGCAAAATTAAATGGGCGTGA GATGAAGGAACCAACATGGAATGAAGAATTCACATTTAACATTAGTTTATCTCGAGAAAATCTACTACAG GTTGCTGCTTGGGATGCAAACCTTGTTACCCCACACAAACGCATGGGAAATGCTGGATTATACCTTGAATCACTTTGCGATG GAAATAATCATGTCATAACTGTTGAATTAGAAGGcctaggtggtggtgggactATTGATTTGGAG GTCAGGTACAAGAGTTATGATGACATTGAGCGTGAAAAACAATGGTGGAGGATACCGTTTGTGTCTGATTTTCTTGTGAAGAGCAGCCTAGGATCTGCTCTTAGAACTGTCCTTGGATCTGAAAGTATAAATGCAAGTCAGTTTGTGCAATCTGCATTTGGGCAACTAAGTTCTTTCACTTACACATATCTTCCAAAGCCACCATCTTTGGATAGTGGACCTGAGGCCTCTAGAAGGGCTGAAGAATCTGTAGATAACTCAGTTGGATCAAATGAACTTGAAGAACAGAAGATGGGTTCAAAAGCTTCTGGAGATAGTTCAGATTCTTGCAGTGAAGCTGAATCTGCTGCTACAGTTGTGAACAACGAAGGAAGCGACCCACAAAATATGAAGGAATCAGATGAATACTTCTGGAACGCTTTCACCAGTGTTCTCAACCAAAATGTTCtccaaaattttggattttctcTTCCTGAGGTTAAGCAATTGGATGGCTTTGACCTATTAGGTTCACTTGGTTTAAAATCAAGCGAAATCGCTCAAAAGGAATACTTAGAATCTGGATTAGCAACAGGAGATACATCAACCAGTGAAGGGAACGAAACAACTCCTAAAGATGCAATCGATGTTGACAATGAAGATGGCACTCTTCCAATTAAAGAGAACTTGCCTAAAGAGAAGGTTCAGGACTCCTTTCCAGACATTAATAAAGTTTCTTGGGACGTATTGTCTCAAACAGAGAATATACTAGGAGCTTTGATGATTCTTTCTAGAAGCTTATCATCACAAGATATGGAGTTAGCTGTGGGGGATGATGTAAGTAGTAAAGATGATTCAGTCAAAGAACAAGATGCTTATGATTCCACGGGTAAGGATGATGCTGCTGCATCTACCAAAGTGTCTGTTGATGCACAGAAAGCTGAGGATATGCGGCGACTATTTGAGAGTGCAGAAACTGCCATGGAGGCATGGGCCATGCTTGCCACTTCACTGGGGCGTAACAGTTTTATAAAGTCAGACTTTGAGAAGATATGTTTTCTCGACAATCTTTCAACAGATACCCAG GTTGCCATTTGGCGCGATTCTTCACGAAGAAGGCTGGTTGTTGCCTTTCGAGGAACAGAACAA TCAAGATGGAAGGATTTGCGAACTGACCTAATGCTAGTGCCTGCTGG ACTAAATCCTGAGAGGTTGGGTGGTGACTTCAAACAAGAAATTCAA GTTCATAGTGGATTCTTAAGTGCATATGATTCTGTAAGGAATAGAATCACTGCTCTTGTTAAATATGCCATTGGATACCT GGATGAAGAACGCAGGGATGAAGAAGATGCAGAAAACATACCTAAGTGGCATATATATGTGACTGGACATAGTTTAGGTGGAGCACTAGCAACCCTTCTCGCTCTTGAACTTTCATCAAGTCAAATGGCCAA GAGTGGGGTCATATTCGTGACAATGTACAACTTTGGCTCTCCTAGAGTCGGAAATAGAAGGTTTGCTGAAGTCTACAATGCG AAAGTGAAAGACAGCTGGAGAGTTGTCAATCACCGTGATATCATTCCTACAGTACCACGTCTTATGGGTTATTGCCATGTGGAAGCACCggtttatcttaaatttggagatcTAAAAGATGCACTG GTAAATGAGGAAATTTTGGATGATGAAGGTGATTCCATAGGGGAGTACACCCCTGATGTTCTTGTCAGTGAATTT ATGAAAGGAGAAAAGCAACTTGTGGAAAAGCTACTTCAGACGGAAATAAATTTACTCCGGTCAATCAGGGATGGTTCGGCTCTTATGCAGCACATGGAAGACTTTTACTACGTCACACTTCTAGAG ACGGTGAGATCAAAGTACCAAACGGTCGATAATGCAAATGAAGAGTACCGTCAGTTAAATGCCTGA